The following proteins are co-located in the Paraburkholderia phytofirmans PsJN genome:
- a CDS encoding alkaline phosphatase family protein: MKTIRRWQRAQSVIAGGVAMLAALHAATALAGDADDHSREHEAVKHVLLISFDGLHEQDVARCIGSNSCPNLALLAKSGTNYTNAHTPGLSDSFPGLAALVTGGSPKSAGLFYDVSYDRTLYAPSDTGCTGKQGWNVVFDETTGVDGENGGALTHLNGGGAFNPQAIPHALVNGVCQPVYPHNYIKTNTVFEVIKENKRDARTAWADKHAWGYDWLNGPSGIGVDDLSRTEINSIDPATNTNYTDIYTHTEKFDNLHVQSLIAEIDGRDSTGQSRADVPTLFGTNFQTLSVAQKATVAKGGGYLDASFTPGPQVAAAIAYLDDALGRIVAELKQRGLYSSTAIIVTAKHGQSPTDHSKLVKNGDTLTKLLEANNYLDPNGNFGQNATKSGNLNDGTGLVDTGMVQTDDVGLIWLRDQSQLHAVVKTLKSNLSCNAPGICADGPQAYILYGPQLAARFGNPARGRTPDIIVQPNPGVIYTSSTSKDEEHGGNAPDDSHLGLVVSVPGARRTGQTVDEPVLTTQVAPTILRLLDLRPELLHSVAIEGTRALPGFERNRF; encoded by the coding sequence GTGAAGACGATCAGGAGATGGCAGCGTGCGCAGAGCGTGATCGCAGGTGGTGTCGCCATGCTCGCCGCGCTGCATGCGGCAACGGCGCTGGCGGGTGACGCCGACGATCACTCGCGCGAGCACGAGGCAGTCAAGCATGTGCTGTTGATCAGCTTCGACGGGTTGCATGAGCAGGACGTCGCGCGCTGCATCGGTTCGAATTCATGTCCGAATCTGGCATTGCTGGCGAAGTCGGGTACGAACTACACGAACGCGCATACGCCAGGCCTGTCCGATTCATTTCCTGGTTTGGCTGCATTGGTGACGGGCGGCTCGCCGAAGTCGGCCGGTCTGTTCTACGACGTATCTTATGACCGAACGCTTTACGCCCCTTCCGATACGGGCTGCACGGGCAAACAAGGCTGGAATGTCGTATTCGACGAAACAACCGGCGTCGATGGGGAAAATGGCGGCGCGCTGACGCATCTCAACGGCGGCGGCGCTTTTAACCCGCAGGCTATCCCTCACGCACTGGTCAACGGCGTGTGCCAGCCGGTCTATCCGCACAACTACATCAAGACCAATACCGTCTTCGAAGTCATCAAGGAAAACAAACGGGACGCGCGCACCGCTTGGGCCGATAAGCACGCGTGGGGCTACGATTGGCTGAACGGACCATCCGGTATTGGTGTAGACGATCTATCGCGCACGGAAATCAATTCGATCGATCCTGCAACTAACACCAATTACACCGACATCTACACGCACACGGAAAAATTCGACAACTTGCATGTTCAGTCGCTGATCGCCGAGATCGACGGCAGGGACTCCACCGGACAGTCGCGCGCCGATGTCCCCACGCTGTTCGGCACCAACTTCCAGACGCTGAGCGTTGCCCAGAAGGCCACGGTCGCGAAGGGCGGCGGCTATCTGGATGCGAGTTTCACGCCGGGCCCGCAGGTCGCCGCCGCGATTGCCTATCTGGACGACGCGTTAGGCCGTATCGTTGCTGAACTCAAGCAGCGCGGGCTTTATTCGTCCACCGCGATCATTGTCACGGCCAAGCATGGCCAGTCGCCGACCGACCACTCGAAGCTGGTGAAGAACGGCGACACGCTCACGAAACTGCTGGAAGCCAACAATTATCTGGACCCGAATGGCAACTTCGGACAGAACGCGACCAAGAGCGGCAATCTGAACGACGGCACTGGCCTCGTGGATACCGGCATGGTTCAAACGGACGACGTCGGGCTAATCTGGCTGCGTGACCAAAGTCAGTTGCACGCGGTCGTCAAGACGCTGAAGAGCAACCTCAGTTGCAACGCTCCGGGCATCTGCGCCGACGGTCCGCAGGCGTACATTCTGTACGGACCGCAACTTGCCGCGCGCTTCGGCAATCCGGCGCGCGGCCGCACGCCCGATATCATCGTGCAGCCGAATCCGGGTGTCATCTATACGTCGAGTACGTCGAAAGACGAAGAGCACGGCGGCAACGCGCCGGACGACAGCCATCTGGGTCTCGTGGTTTCCGTGCCGGGTGCTCGTCGAACGGGACAAACCGTCGACGAACCGGTGCTGACCACTCAGGTCGCGCCGACTATCCTGCGCCTGCTCGATCTCAGACCTGAACTGCTGCATTCGGTTGCCATCGAAGGAACCCGTGCGCTGCCCGGCTTCGAGCGCAACCGCTTCTAG
- the zwf gene encoding glucose-6-phosphate dehydrogenase, with the protein MQTDSSFTFVLFGGTGDLSMRKILPALFEAHRAGGMLADSGKIVAVARHATDRGEYIEWVNKHVKPHVSKNGVDEAAWASFLERIEFVNIDLGKAEDFVHLRDAIQDLPGIRVFYLATGPSLFVPICHALASVGLNVNSRIVLEKPLGYDLKSSNAINDAVGEIFAEEQIYRIDHYLGKEPVQNLLALRFGNALFEPLWRREWVESIQITIAEELGVEARGDFYDNTGALRDMVQNHLLQLLSIVAMEPPHSMDSDSVRDEKLRVLRALKPIDPRDIGKVAVRGQYHAGVIRGTAVPAYATEPGVKPDSRTETFVALKVEIENWRWAGVPFFLRTGKRLADRVAEIVVNFRAVPHSALGASALRAGANRLVIRLQPNETIRLYCLAKQPGEGMNLASVHLDLAFDQFFREGQMEAYQRLLLDVINGRLALFVRRDEQEAAWRWVEPILNEWKASNKPPKPYASGTWGPAASSAMLAQHGTCWLEEEN; encoded by the coding sequence ATGCAAACCGATTCAAGCTTCACCTTCGTTCTCTTCGGCGGCACCGGCGATCTGTCGATGCGCAAGATCCTGCCCGCACTGTTTGAAGCACACCGTGCGGGCGGCATGCTGGCCGACAGCGGCAAGATCGTTGCGGTGGCGCGGCATGCAACGGATCGCGGCGAGTACATCGAGTGGGTAAATAAGCACGTCAAACCGCATGTGTCGAAGAACGGTGTGGATGAAGCGGCATGGGCGAGCTTTCTGGAGCGCATCGAGTTCGTGAACATCGACCTCGGCAAAGCGGAAGACTTCGTGCATTTGCGCGACGCCATTCAGGACTTGCCTGGTATCCGCGTGTTCTATCTGGCAACGGGCCCGTCGCTGTTCGTGCCGATCTGCCATGCGCTGGCATCGGTCGGGCTGAACGTGAATTCGCGCATCGTGCTGGAAAAGCCGCTCGGCTACGACCTCAAGTCGTCGAATGCAATTAACGATGCGGTCGGCGAAATCTTCGCTGAAGAACAGATCTATCGGATCGACCACTACCTCGGTAAAGAGCCGGTGCAGAACCTGCTGGCGCTGCGCTTCGGCAATGCGCTGTTCGAACCGTTGTGGCGCCGTGAGTGGGTCGAAAGCATTCAGATCACGATTGCCGAAGAACTCGGCGTGGAAGCGCGCGGCGACTTCTACGACAATACCGGCGCATTGCGCGACATGGTGCAGAACCATTTGCTGCAGCTGCTTTCCATCGTTGCGATGGAACCGCCGCACTCCATGGACTCGGATTCGGTGCGTGACGAAAAGCTGCGCGTGCTGCGCGCCTTGAAGCCCATCGATCCGCGCGATATCGGCAAGGTTGCCGTGCGCGGGCAGTATCATGCGGGCGTGATCCGCGGCACTGCGGTGCCGGCGTACGCAACGGAGCCCGGCGTGAAGCCTGATAGCAGGACCGAAACGTTCGTTGCGCTGAAGGTCGAGATCGAAAACTGGCGTTGGGCCGGCGTGCCGTTTTTCCTGCGCACGGGTAAGCGCCTCGCCGATCGCGTCGCCGAGATCGTGGTGAACTTTCGTGCGGTGCCGCATTCGGCGCTCGGCGCTTCCGCGTTGCGCGCCGGCGCGAATCGTCTGGTGATCCGCCTGCAGCCGAATGAAACCATTCGCCTCTACTGTCTCGCGAAGCAACCCGGCGAAGGCATGAACCTCGCCAGCGTCCACCTCGACCTCGCGTTCGACCAGTTCTTCCGCGAAGGACAGATGGAGGCGTATCAGCGGTTGCTGCTCGACGTCATCAACGGCCGGCTCGCATTGTTTGTGCGGCGCGATGAGCAGGAAGCCGCGTGGCGCTGGGTCGAACCGATCCTGAACGAATGGAAGGCGTCGAACAAGCCGCCCAAACCGTACGCGTCGGGCACGTGGGGACCGGCTGCATCGAGCGCGATGCTCGCGCAGCACGGCACCTGCTGGCTCGAAGAAGAGAATTGA
- a CDS encoding bifunctional transcriptional regulator/glucokinase, with the protein MSTGVQTKAVPGAGQHADGPRLLADIGGTNARFALETSPGEIGSVKVYPCADYPGVAEVIKKYLKDTKIGRVNHAAIAIANPVDGDQVSMTNHDWSFSIEATRRALGFDTLLVVNDFTALAMALPGLTDAQRVQVGVGARRPNSVIGLLGPGTGMGVSGLIPADDRWIALGSEGGHATFAPADEREDIVLQYARKKWSHVSFERVAAGPGIEVIYRALAGRDKKRVAANVDTIEIVKRALEGEPLAAESVDVFCGILGTFAGNIAVTLGALGGIYIGGGVVPRLGEFFSRSSFRKRFEAKGRFEAYLQNVPTYVITAEYPAFLGVSAILAEQLSNRAGGSSSAVFERIRQMRDALTPAERRVADLALNHPRSIINDPIVDIARKADVSQPTVIRFCRSLGCQGLSDFKLKLATGLTGTIPVSHSQVHLGDTATDFGAKVLDNTVSAILQLREHLNFEQVERAIDLLNGARRIEFYGLGNSNIVAQDAHYKFFRFGIPTIAYGDLYMQAASAALLGKGDVIVAVSKSGRAPELLRVLDVAMQAGAKVIAITSSNTPLAKRATVALETDHIEIRESQLSMISRILHLVMIDILAVGVAIRRAVPSADVAETVAKARQGADDDASAVLDWLSHGAASSARD; encoded by the coding sequence ATGTCTACTGGTGTGCAAACTAAGGCTGTTCCGGGCGCGGGCCAGCACGCCGATGGACCGAGGCTGCTGGCCGACATCGGCGGCACCAATGCGCGCTTCGCGCTGGAGACGAGCCCGGGCGAAATCGGCTCGGTGAAGGTCTATCCGTGCGCGGACTATCCGGGCGTTGCCGAAGTCATCAAGAAGTATCTGAAGGACACGAAGATCGGCCGCGTGAATCATGCGGCGATTGCGATTGCAAACCCGGTCGATGGCGATCAGGTGAGCATGACGAATCACGACTGGAGCTTTTCGATCGAGGCCACGCGGCGCGCGCTGGGTTTCGACACGCTGCTGGTGGTGAACGACTTTACCGCGCTGGCGATGGCGCTGCCTGGCTTGACCGATGCGCAGCGCGTGCAGGTGGGTGTCGGCGCACGTCGGCCGAATAGCGTGATTGGTTTGCTCGGGCCGGGCACCGGCATGGGTGTGTCCGGTTTGATTCCCGCTGATGATCGTTGGATCGCGCTCGGTAGCGAAGGGGGTCATGCCACTTTTGCGCCGGCTGACGAACGCGAAGATATCGTGTTGCAGTACGCGCGCAAGAAGTGGTCGCATGTGTCGTTTGAGCGCGTGGCGGCGGGGCCCGGTATCGAAGTGATCTATCGCGCGCTTGCGGGTCGCGACAAGAAGCGCGTGGCGGCGAACGTCGACACGATCGAGATCGTCAAGCGCGCGCTGGAAGGCGAGCCGTTGGCGGCCGAATCCGTCGATGTGTTCTGCGGCATTCTTGGCACGTTCGCGGGCAATATTGCGGTGACGCTTGGGGCGTTGGGCGGGATCTATATTGGCGGTGGTGTCGTGCCGCGGCTTGGCGAGTTCTTTTCACGTTCGTCGTTTCGGAAGCGCTTCGAGGCTAAAGGCCGGTTCGAGGCTTATCTGCAGAATGTGCCGACGTATGTGATTACCGCTGAATATCCAGCGTTTCTCGGTGTGTCGGCGATTCTTGCCGAGCAGTTGTCGAATCGCGCGGGTGGCAGTTCATCGGCTGTGTTCGAGCGGATTCGGCAGATGCGCGATGCGTTGACGCCCGCCGAGCGACGTGTTGCCGATCTTGCGCTGAATCATCCGCGCTCCATTATCAACGATCCGATTGTCGATATCGCACGCAAAGCCGATGTGAGTCAGCCAACGGTGATCCGGTTTTGTCGCTCGCTCGGTTGCCAGGGGTTGTCGGATTTCAAGCTGAAGCTGGCAACTGGTTTGACGGGCACTATTCCTGTTAGCCATAGCCAGGTGCATCTTGGCGATACGGCGACGGACTTCGGCGCGAAAGTGCTCGATAACACCGTGTCGGCGATTTTGCAGTTGCGCGAGCATCTGAATTTCGAACAGGTCGAGCGGGCTATCGATCTTTTGAACGGCGCGCGGCGGATCGAGTTTTATGGGCTCGGGAATTCGAATATCGTCGCGCAGGATGCGCATTACAAGTTCTTCCGGTTTGGGATTCCTACTATTGCCTACGGCGATTTGTATATGCAGGCGGCTTCTGCTGCTTTGCTTGGGAAGGGAGATGTGATCGTCGCTGTGTCGAAGTCAGGGCGTGCGCCTGAACTGCTGCGGGTTCTTGATGTGGCTATGCAGGCTGGGGCTAAGGTGATTGCTATTACTTCTAGTAACACGCCGTTGGCTAAGCGGGCTACTGTGGCGCTTGAGACTGATCATATTGAAATTCGTGAGTCGCAGTTGTCTATGATTTCGCGGATTCTGCATCTGGTTATGATTGATATTCTGGCTGTGGGGGTCGCTATTCGGCGCGCTGTGCCTAGTGCCGATGTGGCGGAGACTGTTGCCAAGGCCAGGCAAGGGGCTGATGATGATGCTAGCGCTGTGCTCGATTGGTTGAGTCATGGGGCGGCTTCTTCGGCTCGGGATTGA
- a CDS encoding bestrophin family protein — translation MIIRPHVHWFRMLLAWRGSVLPQLLPRLALIFCISIVAVAAHDHLLPISLNLNTTAPFSLIGIALAVFLGFRNNASYDRWWEARKLWGQLLNESRSLIRQALTLPTKQLQKEDLKEFTAALSALPHALRHQLRKSDPTQDLAERLPPALFARVTASRYKPATLLLSLGEWVQRQAKTGAIDPMAVIAFDRNLNGISDVIGGCERIVSTPLPFAYSVMIHRTVYFFCASLPFGLVDSIGIFTPVFAVFVAYTFMAHEAIASQIEEPFGIDENDLALNTMSLAIEDAMRDLLGEPAIKLPSPGAEGYMLD, via the coding sequence ATGATCATCCGCCCCCACGTCCATTGGTTCCGCATGCTGCTAGCCTGGCGGGGCTCCGTCCTCCCGCAACTGCTACCGCGCCTTGCGCTGATCTTCTGCATTTCGATAGTCGCGGTGGCGGCGCACGACCACCTCCTCCCGATCTCGCTAAACCTGAACACGACAGCGCCCTTCTCGCTGATAGGCATAGCGTTAGCGGTATTTTTAGGCTTCAGAAACAACGCCAGCTACGACCGCTGGTGGGAAGCCCGCAAGCTATGGGGCCAACTGCTGAACGAATCACGCTCCCTCATCCGCCAGGCGCTCACCCTCCCGACAAAACAGCTACAAAAAGAAGACCTGAAAGAATTCACAGCAGCACTCAGCGCCCTGCCACACGCGCTGCGTCACCAACTCCGCAAGAGCGACCCAACCCAAGACCTCGCCGAACGCCTGCCGCCAGCCCTATTCGCCCGAGTCACAGCGTCGCGCTACAAGCCAGCCACCTTGCTGCTTTCCCTAGGCGAATGGGTACAACGCCAAGCCAAAACAGGCGCAATCGACCCAATGGCCGTCATCGCCTTCGATAGAAATCTGAATGGAATCTCGGATGTAATCGGCGGATGCGAGCGCATCGTTTCAACGCCGCTGCCGTTCGCCTATTCGGTGATGATTCACCGCACGGTGTATTTCTTCTGCGCGTCGCTGCCATTCGGACTGGTGGACAGCATCGGCATCTTCACGCCGGTCTTCGCCGTCTTCGTGGCGTACACGTTCATGGCGCACGAAGCCATTGCATCGCAAATCGAAGAGCCTTTCGGCATCGACGAAAACGACCTTGCGCTCAACACGATGTCCCTGGCAATCGAAGACGCCATGCGCGACCTGCTCGGCGAACCCGCCATCAAGTTGCCGAGCCCAGGAGCAGAAGGCTACATGCTCGATTGA
- the pgl gene encoding 6-phosphogluconolactonase, whose protein sequence is MIELHAFDDQRAQSDALAKAVGDALHASLAAQAAGSTAARPAMLAVSGGSSPRPFLQTLSTQTFDWARIAVTLVDDRWVPETDSASNAQLVHATLLQNAAKDATFWPLVDTTQDLNAHVAALNADARFSNVPDIAILGMGEDGHTASIFADSPEWDHAITTTERFVAVHPGSAPHARVSWSMSALKEVKHLFLLIAGPRKMDVLNAASASLQKNAISQLANDKGVRLDVYWCAN, encoded by the coding sequence GTGATCGAGCTTCACGCTTTCGACGATCAACGCGCCCAATCCGACGCGTTGGCGAAAGCGGTCGGCGACGCGTTACATGCGTCGCTCGCCGCACAGGCCGCCGGTTCCACCGCCGCGCGCCCCGCAATGCTTGCAGTGTCCGGCGGCAGCAGTCCGCGCCCGTTCCTGCAGACGTTGTCCACGCAGACCTTCGACTGGGCGCGCATTGCCGTGACGCTGGTCGACGACCGCTGGGTGCCAGAGACGGATAGCGCGAGCAACGCGCAGCTGGTGCACGCCACGCTGTTGCAGAACGCCGCGAAGGATGCGACCTTCTGGCCGCTCGTGGATACCACGCAAGATCTCAACGCGCATGTCGCCGCGCTGAACGCCGACGCGCGTTTTAGCAACGTGCCCGACATCGCGATTCTCGGCATGGGTGAAGACGGCCACACCGCGTCGATCTTCGCCGACTCGCCCGAATGGGATCATGCGATCACCACCACCGAACGCTTCGTCGCCGTGCATCCCGGCAGCGCGCCGCACGCGCGCGTGAGCTGGTCGATGTCCGCGCTGAAAGAAGTCAAGCATCTGTTCTTGCTGATCGCAGGACCGCGCAAGATGGACGTGCTCAATGCCGCGTCCGCTTCGCTACAAAAAAATGCCATCTCGCAGTTGGCAAACGACAAGGGAGTGAGACTCGATGTCTACTGGTGTGCAAACTAA
- a CDS encoding arginine/lysine/ornithine decarboxylase yields MKFRFPVVIIDEDFRSENISGSGIRALAEAIEKEGAEVLGLTSYGDLTSFAQQSSRASCFILSIDDDELLPYVDNVVVEGETPELAAAIVALRAFVTEVRRRNADIPIFLYGETRTSRHLPNDILRELHGFIHMFEDTPEFVARHIIRETKVYLDSLAPPFFKELVQYADEGSYSWHCPGHSGGVAFLKSPLGQMFHQFFGENMLRADVCNAVDELGQLLDHTGPVAASERNAARIFSADHVFFVTNGTSTSNKIVWHGTVAPGDIVLVDRNCHKSILHAITMTGAIPVFLTPTRNNFGIIGPIPRSEFEPENIKKKILANPFAREALAKNPNLKPRILTITQSTYDGVIYNVEMIKEMLGDWLDTLHFDEAWLPHAEFHEFYQDMHAIGAGRPRIGAMVFATHSTHKLLAGISQASQIVVQDSKNSRFDKHRFNEAYLMHTSTSPQYAIIASCDVAAAMMEAPGGPALVEESIAEALDFRRAMIKVDAEYGDDWFFKVWGPDQFAEEGIGSREDWMLRPNDEWHGFGPLADNFNMLDPIKATIVTPGLDMGGGFGETGIPAAIVTKYLAEHGIIVEKTGLYSFFIMFTIGITKGRWNSMVTELQQFKDDYDNNQPLWRVLPEFVSHHPMYERVGLRDLCQQIHSVYRANDIARLTTEMYLSSMEPAMKPSDAFAKLAHREIDRVPIDELEGRVTSILLTPYPPGIPLLIPGERFNKTIVNYLRFAREFNERFPGFHTDIHGLVGETINGRIEYFVDCVRG; encoded by the coding sequence ATGAAGTTTCGTTTTCCCGTCGTCATCATCGACGAAGATTTCCGCTCCGAGAACATCTCGGGTTCCGGCATTCGCGCTCTGGCCGAAGCCATCGAGAAAGAAGGCGCGGAAGTGCTCGGGTTGACGAGCTACGGCGATCTGACCTCGTTCGCGCAACAGTCGAGCCGTGCCTCGTGCTTCATCCTCTCGATCGACGACGACGAGTTGCTGCCCTACGTCGATAACGTGGTGGTGGAAGGCGAAACGCCGGAACTCGCGGCCGCGATCGTCGCGCTGCGCGCGTTCGTGACGGAAGTGCGCCGCCGCAATGCCGACATTCCGATCTTCCTGTACGGCGAAACGCGTACGTCGCGCCACTTGCCGAACGACATCCTGCGTGAACTGCACGGCTTCATCCACATGTTCGAGGATACGCCGGAGTTCGTGGCGCGCCATATCATCCGCGAGACCAAGGTGTATCTGGATTCGCTCGCGCCGCCGTTCTTCAAGGAACTGGTGCAGTACGCGGATGAAGGCTCGTACTCGTGGCACTGCCCGGGACACTCGGGCGGCGTGGCGTTTTTGAAAAGCCCGCTTGGCCAGATGTTCCATCAGTTTTTCGGCGAGAACATGCTGCGCGCGGACGTCTGCAATGCCGTCGACGAACTCGGCCAATTGCTCGATCACACGGGTCCGGTGGCGGCTTCGGAACGCAACGCCGCGCGCATCTTTAGCGCCGACCACGTGTTCTTCGTGACCAACGGCACGTCCACGTCGAACAAGATCGTCTGGCACGGCACGGTAGCGCCGGGCGACATCGTGCTGGTGGACCGCAACTGCCACAAGTCGATTCTGCACGCGATCACCATGACCGGCGCGATTCCGGTGTTCCTCACGCCCACGCGTAACAACTTCGGCATCATCGGGCCGATTCCGCGCAGCGAGTTCGAACCGGAGAACATCAAGAAGAAGATCCTGGCGAACCCGTTTGCCCGCGAAGCGCTCGCGAAGAATCCGAACCTCAAGCCGCGCATTCTGACTATCACGCAAAGCACGTACGACGGCGTGATCTACAACGTCGAGATGATCAAGGAGATGCTAGGCGACTGGCTCGACACGCTGCACTTCGACGAAGCCTGGCTGCCGCACGCCGAGTTCCACGAGTTCTATCAGGACATGCACGCGATCGGCGCGGGCCGTCCGCGGATCGGCGCGATGGTGTTCGCCACGCACTCCACGCACAAACTGCTGGCCGGCATTTCGCAGGCTTCGCAGATCGTCGTGCAGGACTCGAAGAACAGCCGCTTCGACAAGCATCGCTTCAATGAAGCGTATCTGATGCACACGTCGACCAGCCCGCAGTACGCGATCATCGCCTCGTGCGATGTGGCCGCGGCCATGATGGAAGCGCCGGGCGGTCCTGCGCTGGTGGAAGAATCGATCGCCGAAGCGCTCGATTTCCGCCGCGCCATGATCAAGGTCGATGCCGAATACGGCGACGACTGGTTCTTCAAGGTGTGGGGCCCGGACCAGTTCGCCGAAGAGGGCATCGGTTCGCGCGAAGACTGGATGCTGCGCCCGAACGACGAGTGGCACGGCTTCGGCCCGCTCGCCGACAACTTCAACATGCTCGACCCGATCAAGGCGACCATCGTCACGCCGGGTCTGGATATGGGCGGCGGCTTCGGCGAGACTGGCATTCCGGCTGCGATCGTCACGAAGTATCTGGCGGAACACGGCATCATCGTTGAGAAGACCGGGCTGTATTCGTTCTTCATCATGTTCACGATCGGCATCACGAAGGGCCGCTGGAATTCGATGGTCACCGAACTCCAGCAGTTCAAGGACGACTACGATAACAACCAGCCGTTGTGGCGCGTGCTGCCGGAGTTCGTCTCGCATCATCCGATGTATGAGCGCGTCGGCTTGCGCGATCTGTGCCAGCAGATTCATAGCGTCTACCGCGCGAACGACATCGCGCGTCTGACCACCGAGATGTATCTGTCGAGCATGGAACCGGCCATGAAGCCGTCGGATGCGTTCGCCAAGCTCGCGCACCGCGAGATCGACCGCGTGCCTATCGACGAGCTCGAAGGCCGTGTCACGTCGATCCTGCTGACGCCGTATCCGCCGGGCATTCCGCTGCTGATTCCGGGCGAGCGATTCAACAAGACCATCGTCAACTATCTGCGTTTCGCGCGCGAATTTAACGAGCGCTTCCCGGGTTTCCACACGGATATCCATGGGCTCGTCGGCGAAACGATCAATGGGCGCATCGAGTACTTCGTCGATTGCGTTCGCGGCTGA
- a CDS encoding lysozyme inhibitor LprI family protein, translating into MLRVTSLLAAGAGVRGARRAFGALALASAAVFGVVSLPAHAEVAAADPIDASMRTCLARSDMSSTTGQVQCMDNARIGWKTALDNAWQQLQQKLPPAQRKRWDKSQASWQASRDAEKQLLAAVFATTHGSMYVLAEADMQLQPVRDRALALRSAVAKAAAGGDPPRRVRPCSADAQCEHAMFDLNRYYRRLRSKMPVHTRPTLTRAQKAWTAYLNATTPVVDERGRIDIIGARVATLKRLSETVGNS; encoded by the coding sequence ATGTTGCGGGTGACGTCCCTGTTGGCTGCCGGCGCCGGCGTTCGCGGCGCGCGGCGCGCGTTCGGCGCGTTGGCGCTGGCTTCGGCGGCGGTGTTCGGCGTGGTGTCGTTGCCGGCGCATGCCGAAGTCGCCGCCGCCGATCCGATCGATGCGTCGATGCGTACGTGCCTCGCGCGCAGCGACATGTCGTCGACGACGGGGCAAGTGCAATGCATGGACAACGCGCGGATCGGCTGGAAGACCGCGCTCGATAACGCGTGGCAGCAGCTTCAGCAGAAGTTGCCGCCCGCGCAGCGCAAGCGGTGGGACAAGAGCCAGGCGAGCTGGCAGGCGTCACGCGACGCCGAGAAGCAGTTGCTCGCGGCGGTGTTCGCCACGACACACGGTTCGATGTACGTGCTTGCCGAAGCCGATATGCAATTGCAGCCGGTGCGTGACCGCGCGCTCGCGTTGCGCAGTGCTGTGGCGAAGGCGGCCGCCGGCGGCGATCCGCCGCGCCGGGTGCGGCCGTGCAGTGCGGATGCGCAGTGCGAACACGCGATGTTCGATCTGAACCGTTATTACCGACGTCTGCGGTCGAAGATGCCGGTGCATACGCGTCCGACATTGACGCGCGCGCAGAAAGCGTGGACCGCGTATCTGAACGCTACGACGCCGGTGGTCGATGAGCGTGGCCGTATCGATATCATCGGCGCGCGGGTGGCGACGCTCAAGCGTTTGTCGGAGACGGTTGGCAATAGCTGA